GCAACGGTGACCGAGTCGCCGGTGTGCACACCGCAGGGATCCATGTTTTCAATGGAGCAGATAATGACAACCGTGTCATTGGCGTCGCGCAGCAGTTCGAGCTCGAACTCCTTCCATCCGAAAATCGACTCCTCAATCAGCACCTCGTGCACCGGCGAAAGCTCGAGTCCGCGCAGGATTTTTCGCTCGAATTCCTCCTCCGTCCACACAATCCCGCCGCCCATGCCGCCCATCGTAAAAGACGGACGAATCACAACAGGCAGACCGCCCAGCTCCTCGGTGATTTCCTTGGCATCGAGCAGCGATTTCGCGGTACGGCTTCGGCACTGATCAATCCCGATTTCATCCATCAGATCGCGGAATTGCTGCCGGTCTTCGGTGATGTCAATCGCGGCAATATCCACCCCGATGATGTCAATCCCGTTGCGCTCCCAGTATCCCTGATGGAACAGCTCGCGGGCCAGGTTCAGGCCGGTTTGTCCGCCCATGGTAGGCAATACGGCGTCAATGTTTTCCTTTTCACAGATTTCCTTAATGCTATCCACCGTGAGCGGCTTCAGATAGATAGCGTCCGCCATGATGGGGTCGGTCATGATCGTGGCGGGGTTGGAGTTTATGAGCACGACCCGGTAGCCCTCCTCTTTGAGCGAGCGGCAGGCCTGTGTGCCGGAGTAGTCGAACTCGCAGGCCTGACCGATGATGATGGGACCGGAACCAATGATGAGAATAGAGTGAATATCTTCGCGACGTGGCATGGTAAAGGCAGCAGTTTACGGGTAGAAAAGTCAGTAAGAGGGTTTTGTTAGGGGGATGACGACACCCTGCGCGGATCAGGCTTTGTGCGCCTGCATCCGGTGGATGAACTCATCAAACAGATAGCGGGAGTCGTGCGGACCGGGACAGGCTTCGGGGTGATACTGCACGCTGAAGGCGTTTGCCTGCCTGAAGCGCAGTCCCTCGACGGTTCCGTCGTTCAGGTTGATGTGGCTGATGTCCGCCTTATCGGCCGGAACGCCAGCCTCCGGCACCCCAAAACCGTGGTTTTGCGTCGTGATTTCGACCGTGTCGTGAATCAGATTTTTGACCGGCTGATTGGCACCGCGGTGCCCGACAAACATTTTTTCGACCGCGATGCCCTGCGACAGCGCCATGAGCTGATGTCCCAGACAAATGCCGAACACGGGGCGTCCGTCGGTCATGATACGGGCTACGGTATCGGTCGTATAGGTGATGGCGCGGGGATCGCCGGGACCGTTGGACAGGAAAAAGCCGTCGGGCTTCCAGGCTGTGATCTCCTCAAAGGTGCTTTTGGCCGGGAACACGCGCAGGGTGCAACCGCGGGCAATCAGGTTTTTGAGGATGCTGAGCTTCACGCCGTAATCTACGACGGCGACCTTAAACTTATTGGTTTCGGAAGCCATCGTTTGGGCCTCGGCCCGCGTAGCCTGCGTGGCAAGCTCGAGCCCCTCCATCGGCGCCCAGCGGCGGGCGCGGTCAACCAGCTCGTCGGGATCGGTAATTTCGCTGGAAATGACCGCGTTCATCACGCCCTTGTTGCGGATGTGCCGCACGAGCGCGCGCGTATCAACCCCGGTGATGCCCGTAATTTCATGCCGGCTCAGGTACTCGCCCAGGCCACCCTCGGCCTGATCGTTACTGTAGTCCGCCGAAAACGCCCGTACAATCACCCCGGCGACCATAGGGCGCGGCGCCTCGTCGTAATCCGGGTGTACGCCGTAGTTGCCAATGTGCGGGTAGGTCATCATCATCAGCTGACCGAAATAGCTTGGGTCGGTGAAAATTTCCTGATAGCCGGTCATGCTCGTGTTGAAGCAAAGCTCTCCCCCGCAGGTGCCGGGGTGGCCAATCAGCTGACCTTCGTGAACAGTTCCGTCAGACAGTGCAATCCGTGCCTTCATGCAAAATCAGGGTTTAGGGTTGGAAATAAAGGATTTGAGAAAAGAGAAGTGTGCAGGGTGATGCGGTACCGGGCAGTATGTTTCCCGTTTGCGCACAAGCGGGAGGGACGGCATCCGGTCAAAAAAAAATCCGACGGCCTCAAAAAAGAGGGTCGGATTTCACGGGATGAAAAACAGAAAAAAGAAAAACGCTTCAGCAAAGGACCGGGAACGGGGCTCGCGAAGGGTATCATCATCAGCTTAAAACAAGGCGTAAATGAAAGGGGCGAGGGCGGTTCCGCTGGTGGAGACGATCAAAAGGCCCAGTGCCAGCAGAATAAAAACGATGGGCATCAGCCAGAACTTCTTTCTGACCTTAAGGAACTCCCAGAACTCACGAACGATGCCAACTTTGCTCATAGCGGAAAAAATGGTGTTGCGGAAAGTTTACAGTCACATAATATAAGAACCCCATTCGTGATAAGCACGGGGAGTTTTTAAAAAAGACGATTGGGTCGGGGCTTTCAGCTTGCAAAAAAGGGCCTAACGCGGTTTATTTATCTACACAACAAGTTAACCCCGGAG
This genomic stretch from Cyclonatronum proteinivorum harbors:
- a CDS encoding DUF5989 family protein yields the protein MSKVGIVREFWEFLKVRKKFWLMPIVFILLALGLLIVSTSGTALAPFIYALF
- the carA gene encoding glutamine-hydrolyzing carbamoyl-phosphate synthase small subunit, encoding MKARIALSDGTVHEGQLIGHPGTCGGELCFNTSMTGYQEIFTDPSYFGQLMMMTYPHIGNYGVHPDYDEAPRPMVAGVIVRAFSADYSNDQAEGGLGEYLSRHEITGITGVDTRALVRHIRNKGVMNAVISSEITDPDELVDRARRWAPMEGLELATQATRAEAQTMASETNKFKVAVVDYGVKLSILKNLIARGCTLRVFPAKSTFEEITAWKPDGFFLSNGPGDPRAITYTTDTVARIMTDGRPVFGICLGHQLMALSQGIAVEKMFVGHRGANQPVKNLIHDTVEITTQNHGFGVPEAGVPADKADISHINLNDGTVEGLRFRQANAFSVQYHPEACPGPHDSRYLFDEFIHRMQAHKA